In Lotus japonicus ecotype B-129 chromosome 5, LjGifu_v1.2, one genomic interval encodes:
- the LOC130720030 gene encoding protein SOSEKI 5-like, giving the protein MGTKLAGRKELPMERKTLEKEASHVSFKEHKVAVIYYLSRNGNLEHPHLMEVSISCPQGTLCLKDVLNRLSYLRGHGMANMYSWSTKRSYKNGFVWQDLSENDFISPSNGHEYVLKGTQLLETSLSFRSYETTSTPSSKSSNETNNSNTDDSESPATIKGRSQSFNSLDYKLFKAKTCIEFSAGRAANASTQTEEKKGCKKIEGCEGNEGLKGRNLKAVKEMKGGLWHWLRRYQKPRDGE; this is encoded by the exons ATGGGAACCAAATTAGCAGGAAGGAAAGAGCTTCCCATGGAGAGGAAAACATTAGAAAAGGAGGCAAGTCATGTGAGCTTCAAAGAGCACAAAGTTGCAGTAATATACTACCTTTCTCGAAATGGCAATCTTGAGCATCCACATCTCATGGAGGTGTCAATCTCTTGTCCTCAGGGAACTTTATGTCTCAAAG ATGTGCTAAATAGATTGAGTTATCTCCGAGGACATGGAATGGCTAATATGTACTCTTGGTCCACAAAAAG GAGTTACAAAAACGGGTTTGTGTGGCAAGATTTGTCAGAGAATGATTTCATTTCCCCAAGTAATGGCCATGAATATGTCCTCAAAGGAACACAACTCCTGGAAACATCTTTGAGCTTCCGATCCTATGAAACAACATCAACACCAAGCTCCAAAAGTTCTAATGAAACAAACAATTCTAACACTGATGATTCAGAGTCCCCTGCCACCATCAAGGGGAGGAGCCAGTCATTCAACTCGCTTGATTACAAGCTTTTCAAGGCAAAGACATGCATAGAGTTTTCTGCAGGGAGAGCGGCGAATGCTTCGACTCAGACCGAGGAGAAGAAAGGTTGCAAAAAGATTGAAGGGTGTGAAGGAAATGAAGGATTGAAAGGGAGAAACTTGAAGGCTGTGAAGGAAATGAAAGGAGGGTTATGGCATTGGCTTCGCAGATATCAGAAACCAAGAGATGGAGAATGA
- the LOC130720432 gene encoding phragmoplastin interacting protein 1 — MVLSNKKLKQKLRAESAQNLINSNAVVVAAPDTSFKQLLDTASHTPRLSKRDVLRKLRSLQPPSKAAAPKDKGTNKENGVEDSGNQKKKNNNKKRKGEVKDDDDVTNGVISDASESKKQKQNKAKSKKQNKAKSKEQKQNKVTENGSNNEPEMSEATELTKTNPSISEDNGGVPTKVYVGGIPYYSTEDDIRSYFESCGTITEVDCLSFPDTGKFRGIALISFKTEAAAKRALALDGADMGGLFLKIQPYKIQSQKSTRFAPETVEGYNRIYVGNLSGDIKEGELRKFFSNCNITSLRFGMDKETGEFKGYAHVDFGDSQSLKTALTLDQCVLLGRPVRVSHAVPLKNLKKKTDEEPGSTGNTKMKNRRCYNCHEKGHFDSQCPKKIPAVPLTDLQEKPDEERAVPLTNLEEKPDEEPRSTGNTKMKNRRCYNCHEKGHFDSECPKKIPAVPFTDLQEKPDEERAVPLTNLEEKSEEPSSSLSNKKKNRRCYNCREKGHLDSECPKKQSSIV, encoded by the exons ATGGTTCTATCGAACaagaagctgaagcagaagcTTAGAGCTGAATCAGCTCAAAACCTAATCAACTCCAAcgctgttgttgttgctgctccTGATAcctctttcaaacagcttttgGATACTGCTAGCCACACACCCAGATTGTCCAAGAGAGATGTTCTCAGAAAGCTTCGATCGTTGCAACCCCCTTCAAAAGCTGCTGCTCCCAAAGATAAAGGAACGAACAAGGAAAATGGGGTTGAGGATTCAGgcaatcagaagaagaagaacaacaacaagaagaGAAAAGGGGAGGtgaaggatgatgatgatgtgacTAATGGGGTGATCAGCGATGCCAGTGAATCaaagaagcagaagcagaataaGGCGAAATCTAAGAAGCAGAATAAGGCGAAATCGAAGGAGCAGAAGCAGAATAAGGTGACAGAAAACGGTTCAAATAATGAACCGGAAATGTCAGAGGCTACAGAGTTAACCAAGACCAATCCCTCTATCAG tgaagacaatggtggtgtTCCTACAAAAGTTTATGTTGGAGGAATTCCATATTATTCAACTGAGGATGATATTCGAAGTTATTTTGAAAGCTGTGGCACTATCACTGAAGTTGATTGCTTGAGTTTTCCTGATACTGGGAAGTTTAGAGGGATTGCCCTTATTAGTTTTAAG ACTGAAGCGGCGGCCAAACGAGCATTGGCTTTGGATGGAGCTGACAT GGGAGGACTCTTTCTTAAAATCCAACCATATAAAATCCAATCACAGAAGTCAACTCGATTCGCTCCAGAAACAGTAGAGGGATACAACAGAATATATGTTGGTAATTTGTCAGGGGATATAAAAGAGGGAGAATTGAGGAAATTCTTCTCCAATTGCAATATAACATCACTGCGATTCGGTATGGACAAGGAAACGGGGGAATTCAAAGGGTACGCCCATGTCGATTTTGGCGATAGTCAGTCACTGAAGACAGCGCTTACTTTGGACCAATGCGTTTTGCTTGGAAGACCTGTCAGGGTAAGTCATGCAGTTcctttgaagaatttgaagaaaaaaacagatgAGGAGCCGGGATCCACTGGAAATACCAAGATGAAGAATAGGAGATGTTACAATTGCCATGAAAAGGGACATTTTGATTCTCAATGCCCGAAGAAAATACCTGCAGTTCCTTTGACGGATTTGCAGGAAAAACCAGATGAGGAGCGTGCAGTTCCTTTGACGAATTTGGAGGAAAAACCAGACGAGGAGCCAAGATCCACTGGAAATACCAAGATGAAGAATAGGAGATGTTACAATTGCCATGAAAAGGGACATTTTGATTCTGAATGCCCGAAGAAAATACCTGCAGTTCCTTTCACGGATTTGCAGGAAAAACCAGATGAGGAGCGTGCAGTTCCTTTGACGAATTTGGAGGAAAAATCAGAGGAGCCAAGTTCCAGTTTAAGTAACAAGAAGAAGAATAGGAGATGTTACAATTGCCGTGAAAAAGGACATCTTGATTCTGAATGCCCGAAGAAACAATCTTCCATCGTGTAG
- the LOC130721293 gene encoding F-box protein At2g39490 isoform X1, whose protein sequence is MEDSVEDLFRNLPDEILSSIVSFLPKESALETSLISIRWRDLWNKVLVRHGTRDDVTGVVAGFLSSFEELEPLKHPHKLQFHFAEDSSVLFANIATNSKLLLDFSAVKKEFERSYELHFKFSTQQQITNKPSFMVKILYLKSVSNLASEAVSSIVSNLEHLENLVIMDCSGLQSLFIESESKLHKLTILDCLKLKSLHLRTSKLKSFKYHGPFPRIWPESHFNLSDATLDFRLGPCSSDFKAQDFNETLLTIKNSQVLTICKWTFEALIWPSISPSSGNFIFYKLRELWWIDNHVYENSIDALVSFLKLCPALEQLFVTIDPKSFSTPRSNSGLMQAAKYTELEHLKLIKFVGFTNQVDEISVAKILIKVVKGKPPKIETSNGSYLDAVYMQ, encoded by the exons ATGGAAGACAGTGTAGAGGATTTGTTTAGAAATTTGCCAGATGAAATTCTAAGCTCCATAGTTTCTTTTCTGCCAAAAGAATCAGCACTAGAAACCAGTCTCATATCTATTAGGTGGAGAGACCTTTGGAACAAAGTTCTTGTGAGACATGGAACTAGAGATGATGTCACTGGTGTTGTTGCTGGATTTCTATCCTCTTTTGAGGAGCTTGAACCATTAAAGCATCCCCACAAGCTTCAATTTCACTTTGCTGAAGACAGTTCAGTACTCTTTGCAAATATTGCAACTAACAGTAAGcttcttcttgatttctctgCTGTGAAGAAAGAATTTGAAAGGAGCTATGAACTTCACTTCAAGTTCAGCACTCAACAACAAATCACCAACAAGCCCAGTTTCATGGTAAAAATACTCTATTTGAAATCAGTTAGCAATTTGGCAAGTGAGGCAGTTTCCTCCATTGTTTCGAATTTGGAGCATCTTGAGAACTTGGTAATCATGGATTGCAGTGGATTGCAATCTCTGTTCATTGAGTCTGAATCAAAGCTTCACAAGTTAACCATCTTAGATTGCCTGAAGTTGAAGTCTCTCCATCTCAGAACTTCTAAGCTTAAATCTTTCAAATATCATGGACCTTTTCCTAGAATTTGGCCTGAATCTCATTTCAACTTGAGTGATGCCACCCTTGATTTCAGACTAGGCCCATGTAGCAGTGACTTCAAGGCTCAAGATTTTAATGAAACACTATTAACAATAAAGAACTCTCAAGTTCTAACTATATGCAAATGGACTTTTGAG GCACTGATATGGCCATCAATTTCTCCTTCAAGTGGGAACTTCATATTCTATAAACTGAGAGAGCTATGGTGGATTGACAACCATGTGTATGAAAATAGCATTGATGCCTTAGTCTCCTTCTTGAAATTATGCCCTGCCTTGGAGCAACTTTTTGTGACA ATTGATCCTAAAAGTTTTTCTACTCCACGGTCCAATTCAGGCTTAATGCAAGCAGCTAAATATACAGAACTGGAGCATCTAAAACTGATAAAGTTTGTGGGGTTTACAAATCAAGTAGATGAAATCTCAGTGGCGAAAATTTTGATTAAGGTAGTCAAGGGAAAGCCTCCAAAGATAGAGACATCAAATGGGAGTTATTTGGATGCAGTGTATATGCAGTGA
- the LOC130721293 gene encoding F-box protein At2g39490 isoform X2 yields the protein MEDSVEDLFRNLPDEILSSIVSFLPKESALETSLISIRWRDLWNKVLVRHGTRDDVTGVVAGFLSSFEELEPLKHPHKLQFHFAEDSSVLFANIATNSKLLLDFSAVKKEFERSYELHFKFSTQQQITNKPSFMVKILYLKSVSNLASEAVSSIVSNLEHLENLVIMDCSGLQSLFIESESKLHKLTILDCLKLKSLHLRTSKLKSFKYHGPFPRIWPESHFNLSDATLDFRLGPCSSDFKAQDFNETLLTIKNSQVLTICKWTFEALIWPSISPSSGNFIFYKLRELWWIDNHVYENSIDALVSFLKLCPALEQLFVTVGFLHD from the exons ATGGAAGACAGTGTAGAGGATTTGTTTAGAAATTTGCCAGATGAAATTCTAAGCTCCATAGTTTCTTTTCTGCCAAAAGAATCAGCACTAGAAACCAGTCTCATATCTATTAGGTGGAGAGACCTTTGGAACAAAGTTCTTGTGAGACATGGAACTAGAGATGATGTCACTGGTGTTGTTGCTGGATTTCTATCCTCTTTTGAGGAGCTTGAACCATTAAAGCATCCCCACAAGCTTCAATTTCACTTTGCTGAAGACAGTTCAGTACTCTTTGCAAATATTGCAACTAACAGTAAGcttcttcttgatttctctgCTGTGAAGAAAGAATTTGAAAGGAGCTATGAACTTCACTTCAAGTTCAGCACTCAACAACAAATCACCAACAAGCCCAGTTTCATGGTAAAAATACTCTATTTGAAATCAGTTAGCAATTTGGCAAGTGAGGCAGTTTCCTCCATTGTTTCGAATTTGGAGCATCTTGAGAACTTGGTAATCATGGATTGCAGTGGATTGCAATCTCTGTTCATTGAGTCTGAATCAAAGCTTCACAAGTTAACCATCTTAGATTGCCTGAAGTTGAAGTCTCTCCATCTCAGAACTTCTAAGCTTAAATCTTTCAAATATCATGGACCTTTTCCTAGAATTTGGCCTGAATCTCATTTCAACTTGAGTGATGCCACCCTTGATTTCAGACTAGGCCCATGTAGCAGTGACTTCAAGGCTCAAGATTTTAATGAAACACTATTAACAATAAAGAACTCTCAAGTTCTAACTATATGCAAATGGACTTTTGAG GCACTGATATGGCCATCAATTTCTCCTTCAAGTGGGAACTTCATATTCTATAAACTGAGAGAGCTATGGTGGATTGACAACCATGTGTATGAAAATAGCATTGATGCCTTAGTCTCCTTCTTGAAATTATGCCCTGCCTTGGAGCAACTTTTTGTGACAGTAGGTTTTTTACATG ATTGA
- the LOC130718624 gene encoding aquaporin TIP1-3-like codes for MAIYRIAIGSPREASHPAAIRAAFAEFFSMAIFVFAGQGSGMAYNKLTNNGPATPAGLIVASLSHAFALFVAVSVGANMSGGHVNPAVTFGAFVGGNITLLRSILYWIAQLLGSVVACILLNFSTGGMEISAFSLSSGVSVWNALLFEIVMTFGLVYTVYATAVDPKKGNVGVVAPIAIGFVVGANILVGGAFDGASMNPAVSFGPAVVSWTWTHHWVYWAGPFIGSATAAILYDNIFIGDDGHEPLSNSDF; via the exons atggCAATTTATAGAATTGCAATTGGATCTCCTAGAGAGGCTAGCCACCCTGCTGCAATTAGAGCAGCATTTGCAGAATTCTTTTCTATGGCCATTTTTGTTTTTGCTGGCCAAGGCTCTGGCATGGCTTACA ACAAACTTACCAACAATGGACCTGCGACCCCTGCTGGTCTCATAGTTGCATCATTATCTCATGCATTCGCGCTTTTTGTGGCGGTTTCTGTTGGGGCAAACATGTCTGGTGGTCATGTGAATCCTGCAGTCACATTTGGTGCTTTCGTAGGAGGAAACATAACCTTGTTGAGAAGCATTTTATATTGGATTGCACAATTGCTTGGTTCTGTAGTTGCTTGCATTCTTCTCAATTTCTCCACAGGTGGAATG GAAATATCAGCTTTCTCTCTATCCTCTGGTGTATCTGTTTGGAATGCATTGCTTTTTGAGATTGTGATGACTTTTGGGTTGGTATATACAGTTTATGCCACAGCAGTGGACCCAAAGAAGGGGAATGTGGGTGTTGTGGCCCCAATAGCAATTGGTTTTGTTGTGGGTGCCAACATCTTGGTTGGTGGTGCTTTTGATGGTGCATCAATGAACCCAGCTGTATCCTTTGGGCCTGCTGTGGTTAGCTGGACTTGGACTCATCACTGGGTCTATTGGGCCGGCCCATTCATTGGTTCAGCCACTGCTGCCATTCTCTATGATAATATCTTTATTGGTGATGATGGTCATGAACCTCTTTCAAATAGTGACTTTTAA